In uncultured Draconibacterium sp., one genomic interval encodes:
- a CDS encoding ABC transporter permease, which yields MSEFKRNLRLGWRNILKNKFFSFLNIGGVAIGIAVTTLILFWVVDELSFDKFNANLGQMYQVYEHQVYSDGQDLHTGCTPFPLANELKQTYPEIENATTYTNLGGLPVKYETTEYKDISLTLADQEFMNIFSFELIEGDINAIEAPDKILITPKIAQLFFPNESAIGKMLTIYGTYTLTVGAIIDYPKDHSSTQFDILASIKLAEQLGADLTRWGNNWPFTCLLLTKDTDANQLESKLTGFLKEKGQENTSIYLFPYAKRHLYTFSGENNRIQYIYQFLAIALIIVLIASINFVNSSTASSETRRPEVGIRKVLGATKANLTSQFFYEKGLMILISIVLGAALVLAFTPLFGQLSDKHISLSLLGNKYLIFMLIAMILTTLVLSVAYPSLYISSFAPARVLKKATRKSANRISFRSLLVVVQFTLSIILIICTIAVNSQLKFINNYDLGYNQNNLVYINLDDATKTKHEALSASLKNISGVESLTKADKLPFWGGNSSWGYDWQGKDPENKVLICAMRVDREYFKTLGISMAEGQSFSPSTELTENSESEFSNEVILNQEAIRRMKMTDPIQKYFGRNGDDRARIVGVAKDFHFESLRTGIEPMVMIPLNQNPDVLIMRIRPENFSQTLAAIKENWKTIIPDSNIEIGFFDQRLQEMYNAELRISGLFQYFSFVAIFIACIGLFGLSVFAIERKRKEIGIRKVNGSKVSQILAMLNKDFVKWVLISFVIASPLAWYVMSSWLQNFAYQTELHWWIFALAGVLSIAIALLTVSVQSYKAATRNPVEALRYE from the coding sequence ATGTCAGAATTTAAACGCAACCTCAGACTGGGATGGAGAAATATCCTGAAAAACAAATTCTTCTCATTCTTAAATATTGGTGGTGTGGCCATCGGAATTGCCGTAACAACACTCATCCTTTTTTGGGTGGTCGACGAACTCAGTTTCGATAAATTTAACGCCAACCTCGGGCAAATGTACCAGGTGTACGAACACCAGGTTTATTCCGATGGGCAGGATCTGCACACCGGCTGTACGCCTTTTCCTTTGGCCAACGAATTAAAACAGACCTATCCTGAAATTGAGAATGCCACCACTTATACCAATCTCGGCGGTTTGCCCGTAAAATACGAAACCACCGAATACAAAGACATAAGCCTTACCCTGGCCGACCAGGAGTTTATGAATATTTTCTCGTTCGAACTTATTGAAGGAGATATAAATGCCATTGAAGCTCCCGACAAAATTTTGATCACACCAAAAATTGCCCAATTATTTTTTCCCAATGAGTCGGCAATTGGCAAAATGCTGACTATTTACGGGACCTACACCTTAACAGTTGGAGCGATAATCGATTATCCAAAAGACCATTCATCTACACAGTTTGATATTTTGGCATCGATAAAACTGGCCGAACAACTGGGAGCCGATCTCACACGCTGGGGAAACAACTGGCCTTTTACCTGTCTGCTGCTAACCAAAGACACTGACGCCAATCAACTGGAAAGCAAACTGACCGGTTTTCTAAAGGAAAAAGGACAGGAGAATACATCCATTTACTTGTTTCCGTATGCAAAACGCCATTTGTACACTTTCTCCGGAGAAAACAATCGGATACAATACATCTACCAGTTTTTGGCCATTGCCCTTATTATTGTTCTTATTGCATCTATCAATTTTGTGAATTCGTCAACTGCCAGCTCTGAAACACGACGGCCGGAAGTTGGAATCAGGAAAGTTTTGGGAGCAACAAAAGCAAATCTAACATCGCAGTTTTTTTACGAAAAAGGCCTGATGATTCTAATTAGTATCGTATTGGGAGCTGCTTTGGTACTGGCTTTTACACCACTTTTTGGGCAACTTTCTGATAAACACATTTCCCTGTCGTTATTGGGCAACAAATACCTCATCTTCATGCTTATTGCTATGATCCTGACCACACTCGTTTTATCGGTGGCCTACCCTTCGCTGTACATATCCTCGTTTGCTCCGGCGCGGGTATTAAAAAAAGCTACCCGAAAAAGTGCCAACCGAATAAGTTTCAGAAGCCTGCTGGTAGTTGTTCAATTTACATTGTCAATCATTCTGATTATTTGCACCATAGCAGTGAATTCGCAACTCAAATTCATCAACAATTACGATTTGGGGTATAACCAGAATAACCTGGTTTACATCAATCTTGATGATGCGACAAAAACAAAACACGAAGCGCTTTCTGCATCGCTAAAAAATATTAGCGGCGTGGAAAGCCTAACAAAAGCGGACAAACTTCCGTTTTGGGGAGGCAACTCTTCGTGGGGTTACGACTGGCAAGGCAAAGATCCGGAAAACAAAGTACTGATTTGCGCCATGCGTGTTGACCGTGAGTATTTCAAAACTCTTGGAATTTCAATGGCTGAAGGACAAAGCTTTTCGCCATCCACAGAGTTAACTGAAAACAGTGAAAGTGAATTTTCAAACGAAGTGATCCTGAACCAGGAAGCTATTCGACGGATGAAAATGACTGATCCTATTCAGAAATACTTTGGCAGAAATGGCGACGACAGAGCACGAATTGTGGGAGTAGCAAAAGATTTTCATTTCGAGTCGTTACGCACCGGAATTGAACCGATGGTGATGATACCCTTAAATCAGAATCCCGATGTTTTGATTATGCGGATAAGACCTGAAAATTTTAGTCAAACGCTTGCCGCTATAAAGGAAAACTGGAAAACGATTATTCCTGACTCCAACATTGAAATTGGCTTTTTTGATCAGCGGCTGCAGGAAATGTATAACGCAGAACTCCGTATATCAGGACTGTTCCAATATTTTTCGTTTGTTGCCATATTTATTGCCTGCATAGGTTTGTTTGGTCTATCGGTTTTTGCCATCGAACGAAAGCGAAAAGAAATCGGCATTCGCAAAGTAAACGGATCGAAAGTTTCTCAAATTCTGGCTATGCTAAACAAAGATTTTGTCAAATGGGTACTTATTTCATTTGTAATTGCATCGCCACTGGCATGGTATGTAATGAGCAGTTGGCTACAAAACTTTGCCTACCAAACCGAGCTTCACTGGTGGATATTTGCATTGGCCGGTGTTCTTTCCATTGCAATTGCTTTGTTAACCGTTTCGGTACAGAGTTATAAAGCTGCAACCCGCAATCCTGTTGAGGCACTTCGATATGAGTAG
- a CDS encoding ABC transporter ATP-binding protein, with amino-acid sequence MRKTQSKKRTEGKQRAGLFRVLGPYKALVTALIIMALAGSGINLLIPRIIARGIDSFTANQFDAKTVITQFVLAALGIFIFTLLQGIVQTLASEKVAKDLRNKLSDKISKQSYSFILKANPSKLLTNLTSDMDSVKMFVSQAFVSIISSLFIIFGVAILLISINWKLALAVLTIVPILSVAFYIVFKKVKVLFKKSREVIDALNRVINESILGSALIRVLNSQQPEILKFAEKNVESRDLGLSIVRLFSVLIPIVTFVANFAIVIILALGGHYVVMDTLSLGNFAAFNSYVMMLIFPIMMIGFMSNIIASATASYGRIRQVLDAPPPADNGAVETDISGDIKLQNITLSFDKKPVLKNISFDIKAGSKTAIIGPTAAGKSQLLYLLTNLIPPDSGSITIDNIPVKDYSTEVLNRQLGFVFQDNVIFNMSLRENIAFNDKVSDEDLNKAIATAELADFIKSLPDGLNTIVSERGTSLSGGQKQRIMLARALALNPKILLLDDFTSRVDRKTEDKILANIHKNYPELTLLSITQKIAPVTGFDQIILLMEGEVVATGKHESLKEHSPEYIQIYNSQKSTSHYEL; translated from the coding sequence ATGCGCAAAACCCAAAGTAAAAAAAGAACAGAAGGAAAACAGCGGGCAGGCCTGTTTAGGGTACTGGGACCATACAAAGCACTCGTAACGGCATTAATAATAATGGCACTGGCCGGCAGCGGAATCAACCTGCTTATTCCGCGAATTATTGCACGCGGAATCGACTCATTTACTGCTAACCAGTTTGACGCCAAAACGGTTATCACCCAGTTTGTACTGGCAGCTCTCGGCATATTCATTTTCACCTTGCTACAGGGGATTGTACAAACATTAGCTTCCGAAAAAGTTGCAAAAGACCTGCGCAATAAATTGTCGGATAAGATTTCGAAACAAAGCTATTCGTTCATATTAAAAGCCAATCCATCGAAACTTTTAACCAACCTGACTTCCGATATGGATTCGGTAAAAATGTTTGTATCGCAGGCATTCGTTTCCATCATCTCATCGTTGTTTATCATTTTCGGTGTAGCAATTCTGCTGATTTCTATTAACTGGAAGCTAGCGCTGGCAGTACTCACCATCGTCCCTATTTTGTCGGTGGCCTTTTATATCGTATTCAAAAAAGTAAAAGTGCTTTTTAAGAAGAGCCGCGAGGTGATCGACGCCCTCAACCGTGTTATAAACGAAAGTATTCTGGGCTCGGCACTTATACGGGTTTTAAACTCGCAACAACCCGAAATTCTCAAGTTTGCAGAAAAGAATGTTGAATCGCGCGATTTGGGACTTTCCATTGTTCGCCTGTTCTCGGTGCTTATTCCTATCGTAACTTTTGTGGCTAACTTTGCCATTGTTATCATTCTGGCACTTGGCGGACATTATGTGGTTATGGACACCCTCTCGCTGGGTAATTTTGCCGCTTTTAACAGCTACGTAATGATGTTGATCTTTCCGATTATGATGATTGGATTTATGAGCAATATTATTGCCTCGGCAACGGCTTCTTACGGCCGGATCAGGCAGGTTTTGGATGCTCCGCCGCCGGCTGATAACGGTGCTGTGGAAACAGACATATCGGGAGATATTAAACTTCAGAATATTACACTGAGCTTTGACAAAAAACCGGTGCTGAAAAATATTTCGTTCGATATAAAAGCCGGAAGCAAAACGGCGATTATCGGACCAACGGCTGCCGGAAAAAGTCAGTTGCTTTATTTGCTGACCAATCTTATACCGCCGGATTCCGGTTCGATCACCATCGACAATATTCCGGTTAAAGATTACTCTACTGAGGTTTTAAACCGACAACTTGGTTTTGTTTTTCAGGATAATGTGATTTTTAATATGAGCCTGCGTGAAAACATTGCGTTTAACGACAAGGTTTCGGATGAAGATTTAAACAAAGCCATTGCCACGGCTGAACTGGCTGATTTTATAAAAAGCTTACCTGACGGTTTAAACACTATCGTTTCAGAGCGGGGAACCAGTCTTTCGGGCGGACAGAAACAACGTATTATGCTGGCGCGTGCACTGGCTTTAAATCCAAAAATACTTTTGCTCGACGATTTTACTTCGCGGGTTGACCGAAAAACCGAAGATAAAATTTTGGCTAATATTCATAAGAATTACCCGGAGCTTACACTGCTTTCCATCACACAGAAAATAGCCCCGGTAACCGGATTCGACCAAATCATTCTTCTGATGGAAGGCGAAGTGGTAGCAACAGGTAAACACGAAAGTTTGAAAGAACATTCGCCCGAATATATTCAGATTTATAACTCACAAAAAAGTACCAGCCACTATGAATTATAA
- a CDS encoding ABC transporter ATP-binding protein, which produces MNYNLNRTPDKKEKKLPFLKSLKKLVAIISGERRNLIIAFAAIAVNAALSLAGAYIIGYTVDNYVQTKDYHGILLFAGILLTMYVVAFFVNYAQMIMMGGIGQRMLYSLRNSVFHKLQELPLDFFNQNKSGDLISRINNDTQKVNEFFSQSLMRFIGGIITMTGAGILLLVINLPLGLAALSPALFLLVFTKIISPWIRRKNEASLKSLGDLSAEIQESLANFKVVVAFNRRDYFRKRFTAANEENYKHSVYAGIANNILNPVYTFAANIGQLIVLALGIYLIIQGNFSVGLLISFIAYVMNFYNPLRQLAILWANFQQALAAWDRISYLLSLENNLEVAKETETQQSKTLVHFNDVSFCYPNGKEVLHKVNFDLERGKTYAFIGPTGGGKTTTASLIARLYDATKGTILLDGKDIKSYDAAERTAKIGVILQDPILFSGTVRENILYGNEAMTALSNEELRNSLEEAGLGSLLQRFDSGLETPIQMTGDGISLGQKQLIAFMRAILRKPELLILDEATANIDTVTEQQLETIINNLPASTSKVIIAHRLNTIESADEIFFVNSGEITAAGSLDKALDLLMRGAMES; this is translated from the coding sequence ATGAATTATAATCTGAACCGCACACCCGATAAAAAAGAGAAGAAACTTCCGTTTCTGAAATCGCTAAAGAAACTGGTGGCAATTATCAGTGGCGAACGACGCAACCTGATTATCGCCTTTGCGGCAATTGCAGTAAATGCTGCATTAAGTCTGGCTGGCGCATACATAATCGGGTATACGGTAGACAATTATGTGCAAACCAAAGATTACCACGGAATTTTGCTTTTTGCCGGAATTTTGCTGACGATGTATGTGGTGGCATTTTTTGTGAATTATGCTCAAATGATTATGATGGGCGGCATTGGGCAACGCATGTTGTACAGTCTCCGCAATTCGGTATTTCATAAATTGCAGGAACTGCCGCTCGACTTTTTTAACCAAAATAAATCGGGCGACCTGATATCGCGCATCAACAACGACACCCAAAAGGTAAACGAATTCTTTTCGCAGTCGCTGATGCGTTTTATTGGCGGAATTATTACCATGACCGGTGCAGGAATTCTGCTTCTGGTAATCAACCTGCCACTGGGATTGGCGGCACTCTCTCCTGCCCTGTTTCTTTTGGTTTTCACTAAAATTATTTCGCCGTGGATACGCCGAAAGAACGAAGCCAGCCTAAAAAGTCTGGGCGACCTTTCTGCCGAAATTCAGGAAAGCCTGGCCAATTTTAAGGTGGTGGTTGCTTTTAACCGCCGCGACTATTTCAGAAAACGTTTTACTGCGGCGAACGAAGAAAATTATAAGCACTCGGTTTATGCCGGAATTGCCAACAATATTCTCAATCCGGTTTATACTTTTGCGGCCAATATTGGGCAACTGATTGTTTTGGCGCTGGGTATTTACCTCATTATTCAGGGAAATTTTAGCGTTGGTTTGCTGATTAGTTTTATTGCCTACGTGATGAACTTTTATAACCCCTTACGCCAGTTGGCCATACTTTGGGCAAACTTTCAACAAGCTTTGGCAGCGTGGGATCGCATCTCGTATTTACTTTCGCTTGAGAACAATCTGGAAGTTGCAAAAGAAACGGAAACACAACAAAGCAAAACACTTGTACATTTTAACGATGTTTCGTTTTGTTACCCGAACGGCAAAGAGGTGCTTCACAAAGTTAACTTCGATTTGGAGCGTGGAAAAACTTATGCTTTTATCGGGCCTACAGGTGGCGGAAAAACAACTACTGCCTCCTTGATTGCCCGTTTATACGATGCTACAAAAGGAACGATCCTCCTGGATGGGAAAGACATAAAATCGTACGATGCAGCTGAAAGAACAGCAAAAATCGGGGTGATTCTTCAAGACCCAATTTTATTCTCGGGTACGGTACGGGAAAATATTTTATATGGCAACGAAGCAATGACAGCTTTAAGCAATGAAGAGCTGCGCAATTCGCTTGAAGAAGCCGGACTGGGAAGTTTGCTGCAACGTTTTGACAGTGGTTTGGAAACGCCTATACAAATGACAGGCGATGGAATTAGCCTGGGGCAAAAACAGCTGATCGCTTTTATGCGCGCCATTTTACGAAAACCGGAATTGCTCATTCTCGACGAGGCGACGGCAAATATTGATACCGTTACCGAACAACAATTGGAAACAATCATCAATAACCTGCCGGCATCAACATCAAAGGTTATTATTGCACACCGGCTAAACACCATTGAAAGTGCCGATGAAATTTTCTTTGTAAACTCGGGCGAAATAACTGCTGCCGGCTCGTTAGACAAAGCCCTTGATTTACTAATGCGGGGAGCAATGGAAAGTTAA